The proteins below come from a single Oncorhynchus keta strain PuntledgeMale-10-30-2019 chromosome 1, Oket_V2, whole genome shotgun sequence genomic window:
- the LOC118379378 gene encoding major facilitator superfamily domain-containing protein 1 isoform X1 yields MAEERQNLLDDEGDISSSGPRNESGPVRPMSALCDPRRLPHRIFVLLFMCFLGFGSYFCYDNPAALQTQVIQDMKLNTSMFMQLYAWYSWPNVVLCFLGGFLLDRVFGIRLGTIIFALFVCVGQVIVAVGALLDLFWLMEIGRFVFGIGGESLAVAQNTYAVNWFKGKELNLVFGLQLSMARLGSTVNMNIMGWVYNRVADLVGSTGHTTLGVSLMIAGATCIFSLVCALVLGYLDKRAERILNKEQGATGEVIKLTDVKDFPFPLWLIFIICVGYYVAIFPFIGLGQVFFIEKFNFSPQEARAINSIVYIISAPASPVLGFMVDRTGKNVIWVLCAVVTTLIAHMMLAFTFWNPWIAMSLLGLSYSLLACALWPMVAFVVPEHQLGTAYGFMQSIQNLGLALISMAAGSILDNRGYLFLEVFFTACVCLALIAVVMLYFVDYLRGGDLNLSASARAKLLKDSNSE; encoded by the exons ATGGCGGAAGAGCGACAGAACCTTTTGGACGATGAAGGGGATATCTCGTCTTCAGGTCCCAGAAATGAAAGCGGACCGGTTAGACCGATGTCCGCGCTCTGTGACCCGAGGCGGCTGCCTCACCGCATTTTCGTCCTGCTTTTTATGTGCTTTCTGGGATTCG GAAGTTACTTCTGTTACGATAACCCCGCTGCTTTGCAGACTCAAGTCATACAG GACATGAAGCTCAACACGTCCATGTTCATGCAGCTCTATGCCTGGTACTCCTGGCCCAACGTGGTGCTCTGTTTCCTGGGGGGCTTCCTGCTCGACAGGGTCTTTGGCATCAG GCTAGGAACTATAATCTTCGCCCTGTTTGTCTGCGTTGGACAG gttatagtTGCTGTTGGGGCACTTCTAGATCTATTCTGGTTAATGGAGATTGGACGCTTTGTGTTTGG gATTGGAGGTGAGTCTCTGGCTGTGGCCCAGAACACCTATGCAGTGAACTGGTTCAAGGGGAAGGAACTCAACTTGGTGTTTGGTCTTCAGCTCAGCATGGCCAGGCTG ggTAGCACTGTCAACATGAACATCATGGGCTGGGTGTACAACCGTGTCGCTGACCTGGTCGGCTCGACAGGACACACCACTCTGGGAGTCTCGCTCATGATCG ctGGGGCGACATGTATATTCTCTCTGGTCTGTGCACTGGTGTTGGGCTACCTGGACAAGAGGGCCGAGAGGATCCTCAACAAGGAACAGGGAGCGACCG gggaagTGATCAAGCTGACGGATGTGAAGGACTTCCCCTTCCCACTGTGGCTCATCTTCATCATCTGTGTGGGCTACTACGTGGCCATCTTCCCTTTCATTGGACTGGGACA GGTTTTCTTCATTGAAAAGTTCAACTTCTCACCTCAAGAAGCAAGAGCAATTAACAG TATTGTGTACATCATCTCAGCCCCAGCCTCTCCTGTGTTGGGCttcatggtggacaggacagggaaGAACGTGATCTGGGTGCTGTGTGCCGTCGTCACGACACTCATAGCCCACATGATGCTCGCCTTCACCTTCTGGAACCCCTGGATCGCCATG TCCCTGTTGGGTTTGTCCTACTCCCTGCTGGCCTGTGCCCTGTGGCCCATGGTGGCCTTCGTGGTGCCAGAGCATCAGCTGGGGACCGCCTATGGCTT CATGCAGTCCATCCAGAACCTGGGCCTGGCTCTGATCTCCATGGCAGCAGGATCTATTCTGGACAACAGGGGATACCTCTTCCTGGAGGTCTTCTTCACCGCCTGTGTCTGCT tggcgCTGATCGCGGTAGTGATGCTGTACTTTGTTGATTATCTACGAG gaGGAGATCTGAACCTCTCAGCCTCTGCCAGGGCCAAACTCCTGAAGGACTCCAATTCAGA GTGA
- the LOC118379378 gene encoding major facilitator superfamily domain-containing protein 1 isoform X2, which yields MAEERQNLLDDEGDISSSGPRNESGPVRPMSALCDPRRLPHRIFVLLFMCFLGFGSYFCYDNPAALQTQVIQDMKLNTSMFMQLYAWYSWPNVVLCFLGGFLLDRVFGIRLGTIIFALFVCVGQVIVAVGALLDLFWLMEIGRFVFGIGGESLAVAQNTYAVNWFKGKELNLVFGLQLSMARLGSTVNMNIMGWVYNRVADLVGSTGHTTLGVSLMIAGATCIFSLVCALVLGYLDKRAERILNKEQGATGEVIKLTDVKDFPFPLWLIFIICVGYYVAIFPFIGLGQVFFIEKFNFSPQEARAINSIVYIISAPASPVLGFMVDRTGKNVIWVLCAVVTTLIAHMMLAFTFWNPWIAMSLLGLSYSLLACALWPMVAFVVPEHQLGTAYGFMQSIQNLGLALISMAAGSILDNRGYLFLEVFFTACVCLALIAVVMLYFVDYLRGGDLNLSASARAKLLKDSNSE from the exons ATGGCGGAAGAGCGACAGAACCTTTTGGACGATGAAGGGGATATCTCGTCTTCAGGTCCCAGAAATGAAAGCGGACCGGTTAGACCGATGTCCGCGCTCTGTGACCCGAGGCGGCTGCCTCACCGCATTTTCGTCCTGCTTTTTATGTGCTTTCTGGGATTCG GAAGTTACTTCTGTTACGATAACCCCGCTGCTTTGCAGACTCAAGTCATACAG GACATGAAGCTCAACACGTCCATGTTCATGCAGCTCTATGCCTGGTACTCCTGGCCCAACGTGGTGCTCTGTTTCCTGGGGGGCTTCCTGCTCGACAGGGTCTTTGGCATCAG GCTAGGAACTATAATCTTCGCCCTGTTTGTCTGCGTTGGACAG gttatagtTGCTGTTGGGGCACTTCTAGATCTATTCTGGTTAATGGAGATTGGACGCTTTGTGTTTGG gATTGGAGGTGAGTCTCTGGCTGTGGCCCAGAACACCTATGCAGTGAACTGGTTCAAGGGGAAGGAACTCAACTTGGTGTTTGGTCTTCAGCTCAGCATGGCCAGGCTG ggTAGCACTGTCAACATGAACATCATGGGCTGGGTGTACAACCGTGTCGCTGACCTGGTCGGCTCGACAGGACACACCACTCTGGGAGTCTCGCTCATGATCG ctGGGGCGACATGTATATTCTCTCTGGTCTGTGCACTGGTGTTGGGCTACCTGGACAAGAGGGCCGAGAGGATCCTCAACAAGGAACAGGGAGCGACCG gggaagTGATCAAGCTGACGGATGTGAAGGACTTCCCCTTCCCACTGTGGCTCATCTTCATCATCTGTGTGGGCTACTACGTGGCCATCTTCCCTTTCATTGGACTGGGACA GGTTTTCTTCATTGAAAAGTTCAACTTCTCACCTCAAGAAGCAAGAGCAATTAACAG TATTGTGTACATCATCTCAGCCCCAGCCTCTCCTGTGTTGGGCttcatggtggacaggacagggaaGAACGTGATCTGGGTGCTGTGTGCCGTCGTCACGACACTCATAGCCCACATGATGCTCGCCTTCACCTTCTGGAACCCCTGGATCGCCATG TCCCTGTTGGGTTTGTCCTACTCCCTGCTGGCCTGTGCCCTGTGGCCCATGGTGGCCTTCGTGGTGCCAGAGCATCAGCTGGGGACCGCCTATGGCTT CATGCAGTCCATCCAGAACCTGGGCCTGGCTCTGATCTCCATGGCAGCAGGATCTATTCTGGACAACAGGGGATACCTCTTCCTGGAGGTCTTCTTCACCGCCTGTGTCTGCT tggcgCTGATCGCGGTAGTGATGCTGTACTTTGTTGATTATCTACGAG gaGGAGATCTGAACCTCTCAGCCTCTGCCAGGGCCAAACTCCTGAAGGACTCCAATTCAGAGTGA